From uncultured Pseudodesulfovibrio sp.:
TCAGGGCGGGGCCGGATTCACGGGTTTCAGAGAACAGGTTGCCGCCTTCACGTCTGAGGCCATGCTCGTTTGTAAAGGTTGCCAGAGTGACGGCGTAGAGTTCGAGTACCTGACCATTGGAATAATGGCCGGTGATTACGCCTTCGCGAGAAACCGAGATGTTTTGCAATATACCTGCGGAGTAACCGTTCTGGCTCTGGAACAGTGTGGAGGAACCGCCGGTGTCGTAGCTTTGGGTGGCCAGTGCGCTGACAGCGGGATCCTTGAAGTTTGCCAAATATCCGGTGTTACTGATGTCGTTGCCGACCATGGCCGCGGTGGTAGGCAATGTGCCAAGGCCGCCTTGCCAACCGATGGTAACCGCGCCACCGCTACTGGACAAGTCGCGGTTGCTCATGCCGAAATCGATTTGAAGTGGTGTGGCATTTGTCGCTTGAGCTGTGCTGGCATTGGATTTGCCTAAGAAGTTGGCTGTACAAACGGGGTAACCACTGGTGGAGAAATCTGCCAGATCCCAGTTGTTCAGGTCCTTCAGTGCTCCACCACCGTTTGACTTGAGTGTATATGCGCTCATGCCGGACAACTGGCCTGTGGTAAACGTCATGGTGCCGATCATGAGCACGCCTGCAGCTGAAGTTGCTCCCTGTCCGACGGAGGTTTGAATTCCGTTCGCGCCGGAAAGGATACGCCGATCAGCATTAGGTTCACAAGTGACCATGTATTCCCACACCGTATCGCCACCAGCGTTGCTCATTGTTACCTGATCGTAATATACTGTCAGGTTATGCGCGGTGCCGATGTCGTCATAGACTTTTAGGGTGGTTGAATACCCATAAAGCGTGGGTGCCAGCGGAGTTTCTTCGTGACCGCGCCAGTTGTTGAACATGGCAAAGTACGGATTGGTATCGCTGGACGATCTGTCCGGTGCCGTCGGGTCCAGGTTGGTGACGATGGACACATTGCTGGTAGCATTGGGCTCGGATTGGAAATTTTCCAATCTGATGTCCGTAGGTGTTCCGACGATTCGGGCCGAACGAGGGGACAAGGATGTGTCCGAACTGGAAGTTGTCACGGATGTCGTGGAACGTTCGATTTCCCATCCTTGCAGAACGTAGCCGTGGGGATCCACGAGAAACCCGTCCTGATCAAAGCGGAAGTTACCTGCTCTGGAAAAATACTTCATGTCTTCGCCGAGGGGCGAAACGAGAAACATGCCGTCACCGGATATTGCCATGTCTGTGGCTTCAGTGGACGCTTCGAAAGCTCCCTGTCCAAAGTCCGAATAGACAGTGGACACACGAACGCCGCGTCCCACCTGACCGATGCCGTTGACCGTGGAAAAATCGGTGCTCATGAGGTCTTCGAACTGCATCCGTGCGCCTTTGAAACCCGTGGTGTTCACGTTGGCGAGGTTGTTGCCGATGACCGTCATCCGTTCGGAATGCACCGTAAGGCCTGAAATGCCTGAATAAAGTGATGCTCCTAAACCCATATCTACCTCCTAATCTCTTCTCCAAGAGCCTGCGGCGTGGATGCCGTCAGGTAAAATTCATATGACCTATTCTTTTTCGTCGTTCTCATCTTCTGAGGGGTCCACCACCGGATCTGTGCCGGGATCAACCACTTCCTTGACGTTGAGGAAACTGACAAATCTACCATCGCTCAGGCGCAGATATTGTGTGCCCTTTTCGTTGACTACGGCATCGACCCTGCCGGAAATTTCCGTTTGGACCATGACGTGTTTGCCGTTGAGATCTTCACCAAGGATACCGATGCCGTATTGGCCATCGGGCAATTTTTGACCCGCTTCGTTCTTGCCATCCCACTCGTACTGATACGACCCGGCTTTCTTGCTTCCCAACTCGACAGACCGAACGATGGCGCCTTCGGAATCGTAGATGTTCATCATGATTTTCGAGACAGGTTCACCAAAACCATAATAAATGGTCGAGGCGTTGCCTTCGTTCATGCTGATCTTGTAACCTTCAGCCTTGACTTCTTTGCCGATGAAGCTGACGGCGGAGAGCATGTCGCTTTGTTGCATGGAGCTACCCAGCGACTTGATGCCGTCGTTGATGTTGGTGAGCTGCTCAAGGCTTGAGAACTCTGCCAACTGGGAGGTCATCTCTGTGTCCTCCATTGGATTGAGCGGATCCTGATGGGTAAGCTGTGCCACCAGGATGGTCAGGAATGAATCCTGGTCCATTTTCGATTTGTGCTCTGGGGAGTTGGATGCGGCGAGTCGCTGCTCCTGTGCCCCGAGAATCATTCCACCATTGTCTATGTAACCCATAATAGACCTCTCCTACGCAATAACGTGTAACCCATGTGCGGCATTAATTGCCTGCTCACGGAGTAGTTGCAGGTCTCGGGCCACCATGCCGCCATCGCCGTTGCGCATGTTCTTCATATGGTTGCGCATGGCTACCATGGCTTCTTGATCGCGGGCCATATTATGTTGTTCCTGTCCGAACCAATCATGGGCATCCTGATTGTTGGCGAGCCCGGTTTGGACGTCGAGTTTCTCAACTTTCAGTCCTTGATTTTCTAAAGAATTCTTAATGATATCTATATTTTCATTGATAATCTTAGCCGCTTCAGGACTCTCTGCTCGGATGCTTGCGCTTACTTCCTTGCCATTGACCTGAAGCACAATGGAGAGCTTGCCGAGGTTCTCAGGTGTGAGTTGCAGAGTGAGCTGCTTGCCACCATTATTCAAAGTTTTGATGAAGGCATTGTCCACCTGCTTCATGACCTTGGGGGCGGAAACTTTTTCCCATGCCTTGGTTTTGGTTCCGGTCTCGGTCGTGGTGGTCAACCCTGTCTTGAGAGTTTGGGTCGTATCTTCGGTTTTGGTCTGTACTTTGCCTTGTGCAGAGTGAGAACCATCGTCGTTGACTTTGCCAAGCAGGTTGGTCCAGTGCTCATCGGATTCAGTTTTCTGCTGTTCGGGAGAGTCGGTATTAGCATCAGGTTTGGCGTCGGTTTTGATCTCGACCTTGTCCGCCAGATTCTTTTCGGAATGGTCTCTGACTTTGGCGTCCGGCAGGGAGTCTTTTCGGTCCTGTGTCACCTGTTTGAAATTTTCATTCACTTCGGTTTTGAGAGAATCTTCTGCCACGCGGGGTTTCAAATCAACGGCTTCGGAAACTTGACGCGCAAGAGTGCTTTCCTTGGCAGAGTCGCCCATGGCATTGACAAAGCCTTTGGTGATTGTGCGAACCAGTTCCTGATCCTTTGAGTCCATCTTTCCCATTTCCTGACGTATCAGGGTAAAGGCTTGCTTGACGTCTTTAGGCAAGGAATTGGTGCCGAAAAGCTCCTGTACCTTGGCGGTGAATTCTTTGGAAAAGCTCAGAGCCGAAGTGAAAGCTTCTATCTCCTGCTTGTTAAACAGCAATTGCTTACCTTGCGGCATAGCGTCGACTTTGGCCTGGAGAGCCTTCATGACTTTGGCCTGATTGCCGTTTTCCAGATCGCCGATCAGTTTTTCACTTTCCTTGTCCGTAAAGCCAAATTTTGAAAAGAAAGAATTCAGTTTTCCTTTTTGTTCATCTGAAAATTCGTGTGTTCGCATTTCGGCCATACTTTGGGCCACAGTGGAGACAAATTGCTCCCACGTCATACCGTCTTCACTATTTATCTTATCTTCAATTTCAGTGATTTCTTCTTCGCTCATCCCATATGCTTCAAGGTCGTCCTTGACTTCGTCGAAATCTTCTTGAGTCATCAGGGAGTCGCGTGCATCCACTTCGGGCTCTGGTTCTTCCTGAACCGGGACTTTGGTGCCGGCGGCATTAACTGCTTCTTCCTGTGTGTCAGTATCAGGAGCGGATTCGAGCATTTGTTCCTGAGAGGAGACAGGTGCCAGGGCGAGTTCGTTCTCGACCATATTGGCGTGCTCATTGAACAGATCAGCGAACAGGGCGTGTTGATCACCCTTGTTGGCGGAGGCTATTTTCACCACCGGAAGTTGTTCGGTTGTCTTTTCTATGGCGATGCCGGGAATATTTTGCATACTTTTCTCCTTCGTCACTTTTACAATCAAAAGACGTGCCAAAGGGAAAGTACTAAAGAATCAGTGTGTTGACCGAATGTTCAGGTAGGAAGAAATGGCCCTTTCAGGCTTTGGAAGTCGGGAAAGCAGCGTTTATCGGCAGGCTGTAATCAATTTTTCCAGAAGCGTGAGAACTCTGCCCCATGCTGGACGGGAGTAATCGTTGTTCTCAAGGTACATGTGGGCATACCCGGTGAGTGGTTTGACAACGGCGGGGCTGGCTGCCCAGAAGGATTCGTCGAGAATTGCGCCACTTTTCAACCCATGTTTGAACTGGCGGCCCATTTCCGGGATATGTGAGAGTAATGCTTCCGCTTCTTTTTCGGCAGATTCGGTAAGGTCAGTCCATGTATTTGAAAGCACTGAAGGTTCCCACAGGCCGAATTCGTACCCGAAGTATTGTTGCCAGAAGCGTGCGAGGAGTCTTTCGGCATCTGGTGGTGCTGGGTCAAGTCTCTTTATCTGGTAGAGACCGAGGACGGATTTTCCTGTTTGGAAGAGAGTCAGTCCTGGCAGGTCCAATTTTGCGAGTTTGGTTGAATTGTCTCCGGCCAATATGCGTACGGCAAGTGCGGCCACGCGTCCGGGTTTGAATGCGTCGCGGCAGTAGAGCCGATCACGGGTACACTGCCAACATCCTTTGGCACAATCCATATCTGCACGGAGTACGTAGTGGCCGGGTGAGTATGGGCCGGTTTCCCATGGGTTTACGTTCCCCATGGACAAATTTAGGCACTTCAAGCCGGACCATGCCGCCAGATGCATGGGACCGGTATCTGGAGTGATGAATAACCCCAGCGTTTGTCCTACAACACTGAATTCATCGAGCCCAAGGGTTCCGCACAGATTCAGGGCTGGGCCTTTCGCGAGTGAGACGACTTTGAGTCCCAATTCTTTTTCTGCCGGACCGCCAAAGAGAACGGGGCGCAGATTGCGACCATGCAGTTCATCAACCAGTGCAGCCCAAAAGGTGGCGGAAGGGCGTTTTGCAGCATCGCTTGCACCCAGGAAAAGACCGACTTTGTGTCCATCCGCAAGAGTGCGGGGCATACTGAATCGGGTGGCTTTGATGCTTGCATACGGTACAACATCAAGAGCGTTGAGTTCCGCCCAATGATACCGGTTGTACAGATTGTTTTTTACGAGTGATGTTCGGTAAAGTTGCCAGTCTCCATGAACAAAGTGGGAGCCGTCGGCAGATTGAACCGGACCGAGTTTATGCTCAGCTGAGAGTTCACCTGCCAGAATAGCGGCTTTTTCTTGAATGGATAGATTGAGAACGAGTTCGAAGGAATGACGTTTGAGGACATGCAGGCCGGACCATGGGAAATATGTGACAGCCGGTGAGAGCTTCATGAGGGGGGCGTAGAAGGTCTCCTCAGCCGCGACAAAAATAGGATGGCCGGGATAGCTTCTGGCGAGCCAGAGCATGAGCGGATATGAGAGAATGAGATCCCCCATTCGCTGCATTTGGAGTATGAGAATCGGTTTTTTATCCGCCATGGATTACTCGAACGTTTGGCGCATGGTTTCAATAAGGCTGAGCATACGGTGGTCGTATGTATGTTCTGCCAATACGCGTTTGCGGGCTGCGTCGATGATTCGTTGCCGTTTGTCCGGTGCGTTCAAATAAATGTCCACCAGTCCGGGGATTTCGTCCGGGTGGCTGTAAAAGACGATTTCCTTGCCCGGTTCGAAGAGCTCTTCCATCTGACGGCGGTAGTCTGTGAGCAGAAACGCTCCGCAGGTAGGCACGTCAAAGACGCGTTGGTTGACTGCGCCTTTCATTTGCTGACTAGTACAATTGAAGTTGATGTCGGAGAGTGGATAGAAATCCGGTAGGTCATCGTAGTAGGATAACTCGGAATGATATTTCCAGCCCATGCGCCCTTTGAGCAGTTCGTTCCAACCGGGATCGCCTACGATGAGCGGGTTGAAGTCGAGGATGCGAAGGATGCAGTCCAGTCTGTAGAGCAGGGTCGACTGCCATGTGATGAAAGTCAGGTATGCCTGTTTTCGTTCCGGCGTTTGTAGAGTCTCGAATTCTGAGAGTAGTTCAGGAAAATGTTGTCTCAGGAATCGACCGGCCTGAGGCTCGCCGGATTCTCCAAAGGCCTTGGCGACCACCATACCGGCTTCCAGCAAACGGGGAGATGGCATGGATGCCTGAATGCGTTTGATTGTTTTGGTCAACATGGAGTTGCCGACAAAGGAAATGGGGGCACGCCATTCTTCCACTGGTTGAGTGCGGTGCGGTACCAGTCTTGTGGGGTCGGCGCCGAGCGGAAGATGAAAGACGTTCT
This genomic window contains:
- a CDS encoding flagellar hook-basal body complex protein; this translates as MGLGASLYSGISGLTVHSERMTVIGNNLANVNTTGFKGARMQFEDLMSTDFSTVNGIGQVGRGVRVSTVYSDFGQGAFEASTEATDMAISGDGMFLVSPLGEDMKYFSRAGNFRFDQDGFLVDPHGYVLQGWEIERSTTSVTTSSSDTSLSPRSARIVGTPTDIRLENFQSEPNATSNVSIVTNLDPTAPDRSSSDTNPYFAMFNNWRGHEETPLAPTLYGYSTTLKVYDDIGTAHNLTVYYDQVTMSNAGGDTVWEYMVTCEPNADRRILSGANGIQTSVGQGATSAAGVLMIGTMTFTTGQLSGMSAYTLKSNGGGALKDLNNWDLADFSTSGYPVCTANFLGKSNASTAQATNATPLQIDFGMSNRDLSSSGGAVTIGWQGGLGTLPTTAAMVGNDISNTGYLANFKDPAVSALATQSYDTGGSSTLFQSQNGYSAGILQNISVSREGVITGHYSNGQVLELYAVTLATFTNEHGLRREGGNLFSETRESGPALTGQAGSTGKGTIDGNSLEMSNVDMATEFVRMITTQRGFQANTKVITTTDSMLGEVIAMKR
- a CDS encoding flagellar hook assembly protein FlgD yields the protein MGYIDNGGMILGAQEQRLAASNSPEHKSKMDQDSFLTILVAQLTHQDPLNPMEDTEMTSQLAEFSSLEQLTNINDGIKSLGSSMQQSDMLSAVSFIGKEVKAEGYKISMNEGNASTIYYGFGEPVSKIMMNIYDSEGAIVRSVELGSKKAGSYQYEWDGKNEAGQKLPDGQYGIGILGEDLNGKHVMVQTEISGRVDAVVNEKGTQYLRLSDGRFVSFLNVKEVVDPGTDPVVDPSEDENDEKE
- a CDS encoding flagellar hook-length control protein FliK, with the translated sequence MQNIPGIAIEKTTEQLPVVKIASANKGDQHALFADLFNEHANMVENELALAPVSSQEQMLESAPDTDTQEEAVNAAGTKVPVQEEPEPEVDARDSLMTQEDFDEVKDDLEAYGMSEEEITEIEDKINSEDGMTWEQFVSTVAQSMAEMRTHEFSDEQKGKLNSFFSKFGFTDKESEKLIGDLENGNQAKVMKALQAKVDAMPQGKQLLFNKQEIEAFTSALSFSKEFTAKVQELFGTNSLPKDVKQAFTLIRQEMGKMDSKDQELVRTITKGFVNAMGDSAKESTLARQVSEAVDLKPRVAEDSLKTEVNENFKQVTQDRKDSLPDAKVRDHSEKNLADKVEIKTDAKPDANTDSPEQQKTESDEHWTNLLGKVNDDGSHSAQGKVQTKTEDTTQTLKTGLTTTTETGTKTKAWEKVSAPKVMKQVDNAFIKTLNNGGKQLTLQLTPENLGKLSIVLQVNGKEVSASIRAESPEAAKIINENIDIIKNSLENQGLKVEKLDVQTGLANNQDAHDWFGQEQHNMARDQEAMVAMRNHMKNMRNGDGGMVARDLQLLREQAINAAHGLHVIA
- a CDS encoding glycosyltransferase family 9 protein: MADKKPILILQMQRMGDLILSYPLMLWLARSYPGHPIFVAAEETFYAPLMKLSPAVTYFPWSGLHVLKRHSFELVLNLSIQEKAAILAGELSAEHKLGPVQSADGSHFVHGDWQLYRTSLVKNNLYNRYHWAELNALDVVPYASIKATRFSMPRTLADGHKVGLFLGASDAAKRPSATFWAALVDELHGRNLRPVLFGGPAEKELGLKVVSLAKGPALNLCGTLGLDEFSVVGQTLGLFITPDTGPMHLAAWSGLKCLNLSMGNVNPWETGPYSPGHYVLRADMDCAKGCWQCTRDRLYCRDAFKPGRVAALAVRILAGDNSTKLAKLDLPGLTLFQTGKSVLGLYQIKRLDPAPPDAERLLARFWQQYFGYEFGLWEPSVLSNTWTDLTESAEKEAEALLSHIPEMGRQFKHGLKSGAILDESFWAASPAVVKPLTGYAHMYLENNDYSRPAWGRVLTLLEKLITACR
- a CDS encoding glycosyltransferase; the protein is MLKDQNTRPNFKGTAPRILLLTSQYFLIGELKAACERLGVEYHFLDFGTKEMDLDTFVTQMVATLTAFKPDFVLTVNHLGVDREGILTTLLKNYDIPLASWFVDNPHLILDAYQNLFECRTALFTWDFDTVDSLKDMGFQNVFHLPLGADPTRLVPHRTQPVEEWRAPISFVGNSMLTKTIKRIQASMPSPRLLEAGMVVAKAFGESGEPQAGRFLRQHFPELLSEFETLQTPERKQAYLTFITWQSTLLYRLDCILRILDFNPLIVGDPGWNELLKGRMGWKYHSELSYYDDLPDFYPLSDINFNCTSQQMKGAVNQRVFDVPTCGAFLLTDYRRQMEELFEPGKEIVFYSHPDEIPGLVDIYLNAPDKRQRIIDAARKRVLAEHTYDHRMLSLIETMRQTFE